GGATGTGTTTTCAGAAGAGCAGTGAAAGCCTGACAGGTTTATCAAGTGCAGGGCTGCATCCTCAGCAAAGTTGCCCTGCACATTACAGAggtgaaatatttgttttaaaggaaggcAAGCAGTAACTGCGGACAGACTTTGCTTCTACCGAGAGGATACtttcaaagagaacaaaacccTCGGCGAACCAGGGTGGATTATATCTTGTGGGATAGGGAAGTCAGCCGTGGATATCGGCAGCTTCCCACTCACCCCCGAAATTCAGGTTCAGGTATTGCAGAACCGCTGTTTCTCATTTCAAGGAGATAAGAAACCGCTCTTTTCTTACTTCCTATGCGGAATCCTCGGGTGGGCTTTGCTTTTCGGGATGGAGCAGAGGCAACAGTAGAGCAAGCAGGTGCACTGCTCGACTGCAGAAGCTTTCTGCAGGACGCATGGCTGCAGCGATCCACACTTCCCTCGCAGACTCCTCCGGGATTCAGATATTCTCTAACCCCCAAATTCATCGCGACCCCTAAACTGACAACAAACCCTCTTCGTGCTTACAGAGATTCAGGTAGTTAAGGTTGCTCTCAAAGAAACGCCAGAAATGGTGCTCCGGGATGCACACGTTGtatccccccctctcccccaaactACCCGGCTGACGGCACCACCCGGGAGAGCAccctctctctgtcctgctctctgcGGTGACCTTCCCGAACAGAGAGACGTGCAAAACCCGCTGAGCCCGAATAAACTCAGCAGCCGGAGAGTCGAAGGGAACAACAAACTGCTTTGCTCGATCCAGCAGCTGTTTTTCTCATTAGCTTCCATTGTTCTGGGGCCATCTCAAAGTCCCGGAGCAGATGCAATTAGTAGCAACTAATGACAGATCTCAGTCAAGCAGATCCCGAAAGACTGAGCCTCCTTAATTTTATGTAATAGGAAAAGCTGCGGCGGGAATAAGGAcgcatggggaagaaaaaaaaaaatccacagcacgTTTTGGAGGTCACTGTTTCGGATTTCTCATCCACACCTTTCTAATCCACACCACAGTCGTTAGTAAGGCTACACGGGTGGGACAAAAGCGGGTGCGGTTAAAGGACAGGAGAGGTGGAGCAGGTAAACTCCTTTATCTCGGCTCCGGTTTCaagggctctgggtttttttctttccctccccggCGATCGTGCTTCACAAGGTCTTGCAGGCAGCACACAGTGCAGCACTCCCTTGCAGCGTCTGAGCTTACAAACCACGATTGCACATACCTTTAGCGGTCGAAATGCAACACTGATTTCTAGTAAGTCTTCAGGAAAAACGAAACAGACCTGAAATAGCCATGTGCTCCGAAACACTTCTCGTCAATGCTCCGTGGTTGAGCAAGagcggttttttttttccaggggtgGGAACGTCAAAAAGTGACAGCAATCTACTAGTCCGCTCTCAGATGACTGCTTTAAGCGTAAAACTTAGCAAAACAGAAGTGTTCAAGGCACCGAAATGAGACCGAGCAGGTTAGACTTCAGCGCCCAACTCTATCACAGACTTCCtttgtgaccttgggcaagtctcCATCCCTCTGTAGCTCAGCTCttcatctgcaaaacagagacactgcccctctccccctttgTTTATTCCAGTCAGTGTCCGTGGGCACGGGCGACCACAGCGCGCACATCTAGCTCCTACCACAGCTGGGCTCGACTGTGCCTCCCGGGGCGGGACACGCAGCAGTATGGAAGAAACCACGGGTATGTGTTGGTGTATGTTTCAATGACTTCTCTAAGCAGTTCTCTGGCTTTTCATCTCCTATAGCGGCTGAATCTTTTAACTACAAGAAGTTCTTCGAGATGGTAGGATTGAAAAAGAAGAGCCCAGAAGATGTGAAGAAGGTTTTCCATATTCTTGATAAAGATCGAAGCGGCTTCATCGAAGAGGAAGAATTAAAGTAAGTAAAGATACGTCCTTTCTCAAATAACCTTGCCTTAAGAGTctaatttcctgttttcttttttacaataCTCTAGATAACATCACACAATTCAATCTCTTGACTAGTATTTGTGTGCAACAATCAGTTGTTTGCTGATTATATGATCTAAAGTGTGTTGGAGGTAGCTAGCTGTAGCTTTTATTGCAGGACCCTGAAACACATGAATGATCAATACCTTACAGATAGTTCTTCAGTCAAATGCAGTTTCAGACTAAAGCACTTTTCCTGAATGTTAAAGAAGGTCAATAACAGAAGATACAACCCTGGATCCCAACTCATATATCAAAACAGTGGCACAATTAAGTACAAAGTgaaactgttctgaaaaaaaccttccttttttccATGCCTCCTCTTTAGATTTGTACTGAAGGGCTTCACCCCAGATGGAAGAGACCTATCAGACAAAGAAACGAAGGCTCTTCTGGCTGCTGGAGATAAGGACGGTGATGGTAAAATTGGCGCTGATGGTATGTGATTAGAGGAGTAAACTTTGACAGTAACAATCGAATATTACTCTTACATACAAGAACTGAGGAAATCTAGGAATCATTGGGCGCTGTGACCTTCTGAAGGGCACAATTTGGATTTAatgaaatgccaagtcctgctaCATTTGCCATACCTTGCTTTAGGGGATCCAGGAGCCGAGTTCTGACACTAGAGGGGGCAAGAGTTTACAGAAACCGAGATGTAGTTAAGGCACACTACAGCAAAGGACTAAGTACTGATCCAACTTCTACTTCaattagtttaatttttctgttgatttcagtgaagtgaGGATCAGGACACTGACAGTTCAAAGGCCCGGGCTTGACTACAAAacttagaaaagagaaagaaaaaaagctgagtaCCAGCATTTCTGCTTGATGATTAGTAAATAGGAAAGTAATGCATGACTTAGCACAGCAATGCTCTTAAAATTCAAAGTGCAGTCAGTCTGCTATGGAATTTCTATACAACAACTGTCTATCCAGCTTTTGCTAGGGTTTATGTGGGTCTTCTCAGCTAAGAAAGCTTGTCACTCCCTTTTACTAAATATGAGAActacaagaaaaagaacaacttttCCTCTCACAGCATTGCTTAAAAAATTACCTCTTGGGATGAATCAAATTAGCCCACATacaaaatttctcctttttccctcttttttctgtaTCCTTGAGACACATTAGAACAGACATGACGAGATGCATTTCTGAATTAAATCTTTTCCTCATTGGAGGAGATAGTAGCAGAGGTTTGTGGTCAGACTACTAACTCACCTAGACAGCAGGCAATTGCTAAGTTTTCACCATATTGACAAGCCATATGATAGGGTGAAATctaaaaaaagtctaaaaaaaccTCACATCTCTGTTACCTGATCTCTGGGATTTGTAAAAAATGTTGTCTCCAactaaaaagcaattaaaaaaggaataaaaagcaaaataagtttAACTAACATAGTTTCCCAGTTTAGAAGCTGAAAAAATGACATACAAAATCACCCACTGACATATTAGTCAGGTGATATATTAGATAAACTGCCCGTCCATAGCACACTGGCATATCAGTGACTATGATCTGTTTCTAGACTAAAGCCTCTTAATTTCTCAGATCATGATTATATTACGGTTGCAGAGGAGCAACTAGGGGAAGTTCCTGCTAAACTTTAGCAGCGCTACTGAACCCGAGGAGTGTGTCAGCATTTGAAATTTCATATGCTTTATTATATGGGTCCTCCTTATTCCCATTAAAATGAGTACTAAAATCAGTGGGcaagattttcagaagaaaacttaaTTCAGGTAAGTAAGCTTACAGCTGATCCACCAACCTTGTATCAGATACATTTTCAGTTATTCCCAGAaagctgcaaaacaaaagcagtatCAATTGGAATAAAAGAACTATATTGCAGAATGATTTTGGCTTATACAAGAGGATACAGCactaacttttttatttaaagttggaACAATGCCTGAAAGCCAGTGCATTGTAACAAAGCAATACGAAACACCTCTTCCCCTTATCTCTTTCTTCTGCAATTTTTACCCTTCCTTAACTTTGAACTGCAACTACTCTGAATTTATACACGATAATGAGAAGAGAATgaggggctttttttcttttgcttcttctgGCCATATCCCTACTATATAACATTAttggtttcttttccatttcttaaatTTGACTCCAACAGCAAATTGTTACACTGGAAAGGCTTGAAATACATGCAAAGTTAACAGCTGGGACTGTCACCAAAGGATGAGGATGAGAGATACTTTCCAGCTTTTGCTTTGGTTCATAAATCCAATTCCAGATTATAACTGCCtatgcaaataaaatgtaaagtcaCGAGTGTACATCACATTCATATTCAGTATTGCAATGCTGTATTTCTGTTGCAAACCATTTGTTTGTTTCCCTGTAATTGAATTGTCAGGCCTCACTTTTACCCCTTGTTTCAAACATCAGCTTCATACATCACTAAATGATCACAAACACGCAGCCTTTCACAGGGATTAATGTTAATTCACTAGATGGCCCTTGAACGCTGTCCCTCAGGAGCCCACAACAGTTGTAAGAACTGATCTTCATGGATTTTTAACACCACAGAGCCATC
This genomic interval from Calonectris borealis chromosome 1, bCalBor7.hap1.2, whole genome shotgun sequence contains the following:
- the PVALB gene encoding parvalbumin alpha isoform X2, translating into MAMTDVLSAEDIKKAVGAFSAAESFNYKKFFEMVGLKKKSPEDVKKVFHILDKDRSGFIEEEELKFVLKGFTPDGRDLSDKETKALLAAGDKDGDGKIGADANCYTGKA
- the PVALB gene encoding parvalbumin alpha isoform X3; protein product: MAMTDVLSAEDIKKAVGAFSAAESFNYKKFFEMVGLKKKSPEDVKKVFHILDKDRSGFIEEEELKFVLKGFTPDGRDLSDKETKALLAAGDKDGDGKIGADAADLKWQ
- the PVALB gene encoding parvalbumin alpha isoform X1, whose protein sequence is MAMTDVLSAEDIKKAVGAFSAAESFNYKKFFEMVGLKKKSPEDVKKVFHILDKDRSGFIEEEELKFVLKGFTPDGRDLSDKETKALLAAGDKDGDGKIGADEFATMVAES